CGGCCTGGTGGCTGGCCGCCGCCACGGCGACGGACATGTCGCACACCGGGTCGCGCGCTGTCTCCGGGGCGGCCGCGGGGGGAAACGGGTCCTGCTCGGTCCGCGTGACGGGTGCCGGAGACGCCGGACCGGCGCCGGGACCGGATTCGCGCGCGGTGGCGACGGTCGCGGCCGGAGCCGGAGCCTGCTCGGTCCGCGTGGCCGGGGCGGGGGGAGCAGAACCGCGGCCGGGACGGCGGTCGCTCTCTTGCCGGGGACCCTCGGCGCGGACGCGCCGGGTGATCTCGGCGAGGATGCTCAGGGCAATCTCCTCCGGCGTCTCCGCGCCGATGTCGAGACCGGCCGGATTGGCGATGCGGTCGAGCTGCTCTTGTGTGGCGCCGCGCGCGGCCAGCGTCTCGCGCATCTGTCCGAACCGCTTGCGGCTGGCCACCACGCCGACGTACGCCGGCATCAACCGACTGGCGGTCCAGGCCGCCTCCTCGTCCCGCTGGCCGAGCGTCGCGACGACGGCGAAGCAACGCGACGCGTCCTGCGCCGACCCGGGAGGCTCGACGGATTCGTCGCTGGTCACCAGGCGGCCCGCGTCCGGGAACAGCGTCTCGCTGGCCTCCGGATCGACCGCTTCCACCCGGTAGCCGAGCACGGCGGCCAGGCGCGCCAGCGCCCGCGCGGTGGGCGACACGCCGAAGATCAGCAACCGGCGCGCCGGCAGCAGCGGCTC
The DNA window shown above is from Acidobacteriota bacterium and carries:
- a CDS encoding YHS domain-containing protein produces the protein MRTEILQLASELAGRSEAFALATVVRREPPSSARVGDSAVVTPDGEFHGWLGGSCTRPTVIREALAALADEKPRLIGIVRDPDSISHTRPGLTVFPMACHSGGSVEIYIEPLLPARRLLIFGVSPTARALARLAAVLGYRVEAVDPEASETLFPDAGRLVTSDESVEPPGSAQDASRCFAVVATLGQRDEEAAWTASRLMPAYVGVVASRKRFGQMRETLAARGATQEQLDRIANPAGLDIGAETPEEIALSILAEITRRVRAEGPRQESDRRPGRGSAPPAPATRTEQAPAPAATVATARESGPGAGPASPAPVTRTEQDPFPPAAAPETARDPVCDMSVAVAAASHQADVGGRTYYFCCAHCREQFLAEPQKYAAAAAPEG